In Candidatus Margulisiibacteriota bacterium, a single genomic region encodes these proteins:
- a CDS encoding polysaccharide biosynthesis tyrosine autokinase, whose translation MELREYIGLLLKRKELVIASFLVVFFVVLVYTFVVPPVYEATAKLLISKDAGTLNPLVDKPTSMASLLQGSNDIETHVELIKDRPVISEAIKQLDLRDSKGELLDPEDLLNSVRVVPLRDTDIIQIRVQNKVPRLAADTANTISERYVAWSQEMNQAEARSVKQFIEEQIAVTKGSLTKVEEELLKYRKKSGSVQLSSEMQVKIDKLAELEIERTKVTIALREFRARLTSGALGSDVTGLTERKKALDAAIARYNSELKDLPQKELEVARLMRDNKVADATYVMLLEKLNEVKIAEAMKTSSAKIVSPAVVPKDPIKPKKLLNLMMAVIIGLLMGAGAAFLTEYFDVSIRTSEEAKQITGFPALGVIPFVKSAKKNEPFEYLIAEKRPKSQVAEAFRTLDADIKFAAAGSPGKVLLFTSSLPGEGKSSTVSNYAVIRAQSGKRTVLIDADMRKPILDKLFGVASKKGLSDVLCGEQRVDDVIQKTSITDLDFIASGPIPPNPAILLGSPQMKAILNDLSDRYDSVLIDSPPLVGLPDAHHLCSIADGVIFVIAYGRTDRNEVVDAKTILENAKASVYGFVLTMFDGGGAVYKAYYGAKSYYYSSQPKEKGPEQ comes from the coding sequence ACTTCCATGGCCAGTCTGCTGCAGGGAAGCAATGATATCGAAACTCATGTGGAGCTTATTAAAGACCGTCCGGTCATAAGCGAAGCCATAAAACAGCTCGACCTAAGGGACAGCAAAGGCGAGCTTCTTGACCCTGAAGATCTTCTCAATTCCGTCAGAGTGGTTCCTCTTAGGGATACGGACATAATACAGATCAGGGTCCAGAATAAAGTTCCTAGGCTGGCTGCAGACACGGCAAATACCATAAGCGAGAGATATGTGGCCTGGAGCCAGGAAATGAACCAGGCTGAGGCAAGGTCGGTAAAACAGTTCATCGAAGAACAGATCGCTGTGACAAAGGGATCTCTCACCAAAGTTGAAGAGGAACTGCTTAAATACAGAAAAAAGTCCGGGTCTGTCCAATTGTCATCGGAGATGCAGGTAAAGATCGATAAACTTGCGGAACTGGAAATAGAGCGCACCAAGGTGACCATCGCGCTAAGGGAATTCCGCGCCAGGCTCACTTCTGGTGCCCTTGGCAGCGATGTGACCGGCCTGACAGAAAGAAAAAAAGCTCTTGATGCCGCTATAGCAAGGTATAACAGCGAGTTAAAGGACCTTCCTCAAAAAGAGCTCGAAGTTGCGCGGCTTATGAGGGACAACAAAGTTGCTGACGCCACTTATGTAATGCTCCTGGAAAAACTTAATGAGGTCAAGATCGCCGAGGCAATGAAGACCAGCAGCGCCAAGATTGTTTCTCCTGCTGTGGTACCGAAAGATCCCATCAAACCCAAAAAACTGCTAAATCTGATGATGGCAGTCATTATAGGGTTGTTGATGGGCGCCGGGGCGGCATTCCTTACGGAATATTTTGATGTTTCCATAAGAACTTCCGAAGAGGCAAAACAGATCACCGGTTTTCCTGCCCTCGGGGTAATCCCTTTCGTCAAAAGCGCAAAAAAGAACGAACCGTTCGAATACCTGATCGCTGAAAAAAGGCCGAAGTCCCAGGTGGCGGAAGCTTTCAGAACACTGGATGCCGATATTAAATTTGCCGCCGCCGGTTCTCCCGGAAAGGTGCTTCTGTTCACCAGTTCGCTTCCGGGCGAGGGTAAGTCGTCAACTGTCTCAAATTATGCGGTTATCAGGGCGCAGAGCGGAAAGAGAACTGTTTTGATAGATGCTGACATGCGCAAACCCATTCTGGACAAACTGTTCGGGGTTGCATCTAAAAAGGGCCTCTCGGATGTGCTTTGCGGGGAACAGCGAGTGGATGATGTCATCCAAAAGACTTCTATCACAGACCTTGATTTTATCGCCTCAGGCCCTATTCCCCCCAACCCTGCGATTCTGCTCGGCTCTCCCCAAATGAAAGCGATATTAAACGATCTTTCTGACAGGTACGATTCTGTGCTTATAGACAGCCCGCCGCTGGTGGGGCTTCCGGATGCTCACCATCTCTGCTCGATAGCCGATGGAGTGATCTTTGTGATTGCTTACGGGAGGACGGACCGGAATGAAGTGGTGGATGCAAAAACGATATTGGAAAATGCCAAAGCCTCGGTCTACGGTTTTGTGCTTACAATGTTCGATGGGGGGGGAGCGGTGTACAAGGCTTACTACGGCGCTAAATCCTATTATTATTCATCCCAGCCCAAGGAGAAAGGACCGGAACAATGA